In Carya illinoinensis cultivar Pawnee chromosome 16, C.illinoinensisPawnee_v1, whole genome shotgun sequence, a single window of DNA contains:
- the LOC122299831 gene encoding LOW QUALITY PROTEIN: receptor-like protein kinase (The sequence of the model RefSeq protein was modified relative to this genomic sequence to represent the inferred CDS: inserted 1 base in 1 codon): MNSFHLVLNHFLLFLCFSMSVCTVRGLSSDGVTLLSILRHWTYVPPLINSSWNASNFTPCLWVGVDCDNALHVISLNLSSQGISGKLGPEIGHLSQLQTIYLTGNSFFGVIPQELGNCSLLEELDLSVNDFSGEIPDSLKNLQNLRSLSLYSNMLRGHIPESLFKIPHLENVYVNNNNLTGSIPTSVGNMSEALSLYFYGNQLSGTIPSSIGNCSKLNELYLNQNKLVGVLPERLNDLRNLGYLDVSRNSLEGRIPLGSGNCKTLCFLDLSFNAFSGGIAPGLGNCSDLTEFAAVGSNLAGTIPSSFGLLDKLSYLDLSENHLFGKIPPELGKCKSLKTLHLHTNQLDGTIPSELGMLSELEDLELFNNRLTGQIPISIWKIPSLKHLLVYNNSLSGELPLEMTELKQLKNISLFNNQFFGVIPESLGINSSLLQLDFTNNKFSGKIPSNLCFGRQLNVLNMAQNQLQGSIPSDIGGCSTLRRLILKQNNLTGVLPEFGKNTDLLFIDISENNIGGAIPLSLGNCTNLTSINLSRNMFSGAIPSELGNLLNLQTLNFAHNNLEGPLPSQLSTCTKLESFDVGFNLLNGSIPLRLRSWTGLSTLILRENLFSGGIPSFFSELEKISELQLGGNLFGGEIPPTIGAMSNLFYALNLSSNGLTGHIPSELRKLNMLLKLDISNNNLTGNLMALDEMQSLVQVNISYNHFTGPVPQALMKFLDSSPSSFIGNHDLCVNCLASGGLVCSGNRGFVLCDSKSSKKXDHRKLEIAMIALGSSIVLVLLLLGLVLMFLSCIRPKQEVETFTQDRSSSLLIKLMEATENLNDRYIIGRGAHGTVYKASLDPDKVFAVKKFAFAGNRRGSLSMTREIQTVGKIRHRNLIKLEEFWLRKDYGLILYDFMQNGSLHDVLHELNPPPTLDWGVRYKIAIGTAHGLAYLHYDCDPPIVHQDIKPQNILLDSEMEPHITDFGIAKLLDQSSASAPSSSLAGTIGYIAPENAFTTMPRKESDVYSYGVVLLELITRKKAMDVSVIEDTDIVGWVRSVWSKTGEIERIVDSSLVEEFLDSDIMEQAINTLLVALRCTDKEPSKRPTMRDVVKQLLYVKTPMRSNKIQAF, encoded by the exons ATGAATAGCTTCCACCTTGTTTTGAACCATTTCTTGCTGTTTTTATGTTTCTCTATGTCGGTTTGTACTGTCCGTGGTTTGAGCTCTGATGGGGTGACTTTATTGTCAATTCTGCGGCACTGGACGTACGTGCCTCCTCTTATAAACTCAAGCTGGAATGCCTCTAATTTCACTCCATGCTTATGGGTAGGAGTGGACTGTGACAACGCCCTTCATGTGATCTCCTTAAACCTATCTAGTCAAGGAATTTCGGGTAAGTTGGGACCTGAAATTGGGCACCTGAGCCAATTGCAGACCATTTATTTGACTGGTAACAGTTTCTTTGGTGTCATACCTCAAGAGTTAGGCAACTGTAGTCTTCTTGAGGAATTAGACCTATCCGTAAACGACTTTTCAGGAGAAATACCTGATAGCTTGAAGAACTTGCAAAATTTGCGATCTTTGAGCCTTTATTCTAATATGTTGAGGGGTCACATACCTGAATCCCTGTTTAAGATTCCTCATTTGGAAAATGTGTATGTAAACAATAACAATTTGACTGGATCAATCCCTACAAGTGTTGGGAACATGAGTGAGGCTTTGTCTCTGTACTTCTATGGAAACCAGTTATCAGGGACGATTCCTTCATCCATTGGAAATTGTAGCAAACTGAACGAACTTTATTTGAATCAGAATAAATTGGTGGGTGTTTTGCCTGAGAGACTAAACGATCTCCGAAACCTTGGTTATTTAGATGTTAGCCGTAATAGTCTTGAGGGTAGAATTCCTTTGGGTTCGGGAAATTGCAAAACTTTATGTTTTTTGGATTTGTCATTCAATGCTTTTAGTGGAGGTATTGCTCCAGGCTTGGGCAATTGTAGTGACTTAACAGAATTTGCAGCTGTTGGTAGCAACTTAGCGGGCACCATCCCGTCATCCTTTGGTCTGCTAGATAAGCTTTCATATCTTGATCTTTCTGAAAACCATTTGTTTGGGAAAATACCTCCTGAACTTGGTAAGTGTAAGTCCTTGAAAACTCTACACTTACATACAAACCAACTCGATGGGACTATTCCCAGTGAATTGGGGATGCTGAGTGAATTGGAGGATCTCGAATTGTTTAACAACCGTTTAACAGGTCAGATTCCCATTAGCATTTGGAAGATTCCTAGTCTCAAGCATCTTCTTGTCTATAACAACAGCCTTTCTGGGGAACTACCTCTTGAGATGACTGAGCTCAAGCAACTGAAAAACATTTCGTTATTTAACAACCAGTTCTTTGGAGTCATACCTGAAAGTCTGGGAATCAATAGCAGCTTATTGCAGTTGGACTTTACCAACAATAAGTTCAGTGGTAAAATCCCATCAAATCTTTGCTTTGGAAGGCAATTAAATGTGCTGAATATGGCTCAGAATCAACTTCAAGGTAGCATACCTTCTGATATTGGAGGCTGTTCAACTCTGAGAAGATTAATCCTTAAACAAAATAACCTCACGGGAGTTCTTCCAGAATTTGGCAAAAATACAGACCTTTTGTTCATTGACATCAGCGAAAATAACATTGGCGGAGCTATTCCATTAAGCTTAGGAAACTGCACCAATCTCACTTCCATTAATCTGTCGAGAAACATGTTTTCAGGGGCTATACCCTCAGAGCTAGGAAACCTTTTGAATCTCCagactttgaattttgctcacaACAATCTGGAAGGTCCTTTGCCATCCCAGTTATCAACTTGCACCAAATTAGAGAGCTTTGATGTGGGTTTCAATTTATTGAATGGTTCAATACCCTTGAGGTTGAGGAGCTGGACAGGTTTATCCACGTTGATTTTGAGGGAAAATCTTTTCTCTGGGGGTATCCCATCTTTCTTTTCAGAGTTGGAAAAAATCTCAGAGCTACAACTGGGTGGAAATTTGTTTGGAGGAGAGATTCCTCCAACCATTGGAGCAATGTCGAATCTATTCTATGCATTAAATCTCAGTAGTAATGGGCTGACAGGTCACATTCCTTCAGAGCTGCGAAAATTGAACATGCTACTAAAGCTGGATATATCAAATAACAATTTGACAGGAAATTTAATGGCACTAGATGAAATGCAGTCATTAGTTCAGGTGAATATTTCATACAATCACTTTACAGGTCCTGTACCACAAGCATTGATGAAGTTTCTGGACTCGTCTCCATCATCATTCATTGGAAATCATGACCTATGTGTCAATTGTCTTGCATCGGGTGGCTTAGTTTGCAGTGGAAACAGAGGCTTTGTGCTTTGTGACAGTAAATCAAGCAAAA AGGACCACAGAAAATTGGAAATTGCAATGATAGCCCTTGGATCCTCAATAGTTCTTGTCTTGCTGCTCCTTGGACTGGTTCTTATGTTCCTTTCATGCATAAGACCAAAGCAGGAAGTTGAGACCTTCACTCAAGACAGATCATCTTCCCTTCTCATCAAACTCATGGAGGCTACAGAAAATTTAAATGACCGCTATATCATTGGGAGAGGAGCCCATGGAACCGTTTATAAGGCCTCACTGGACCCAGACAAAGTTTTTGCTGTAAAGAAGTTTGCGTTTGCAGGGAATAGAAGAGGAAGCCTAAGCATGACTAGAGAAATTCAAACGGTAGGGAAGATCAGGCACCGAAATCTTATTAAACTGGAAGAGTTTTGGTTAAGAAAGGATTATGGTTTAATCTTGTATGATTTCATGCAAAATGGGAGCCTTCATGATGTTTTACATGAACTCAACCCACCACCAACTCTAGACTGGGGTGTCCGCTATAAGATAGCAATTGGAACAGCACATGGATTGGCATATCTCCATTACGACTGTGATCCTCCGATAGTGCACCAAGACATCAAACCACAGAACATACTTTTAGACTCAGAGATGGAGCCTCATATCACTGATTTCGGTATTGCCAAGCTTCTGGATCAATCCTCTGCTTCGGCCCCATCTAGCTCACTTGCGGGTACAATTGGATACATTGCGCCAG AAAATGCATTTACAACAATGCCGCGAAAGGAGTCTGATGTGTATAGCTATGGAGTTGTTTTGCTTGAGTTGATAACCAGAAAGAAGGCAATGGATGTGTCAGTCATAGAGGATACGGATATTGTGGGTTGGGTCAGGTCAGTATGGAGCAAGACCGGAGAAATCGAAAGGATTGTTGATTCGAGCCTTGTGGAAGAATTCTTAGATTCAGATATCATGGAACAAGCCATTAATACTCTTCTGGTGGCCTTGAGATGCACTGACAAGGAGCCAAGCAAGAGACCCACAATGAGAGACGTTGTCAAACAGTTGTTATATGTGAAAACCCCTATGAGAAGTAACAAAATCCAAGCTTTTTAA